Proteins co-encoded in one Longimicrobium terrae genomic window:
- a CDS encoding DedA family protein: MGGLVDRLIEWMQGLSEALVYVVIGLFAAVENVFPPVPADAIALTGGFLAGQGVVNPWIAFLIVWICNVAGALLVYWLGRRYGPALFDTRAGRFLVQPKQMARLASVYDRHGAKVIFVSRFLPAFRAVVPIFAGTTGMSFWRAAVPIAVASGAWYGLIVYLGATAGQNWDRIRAAVDASGRWLAIAAAILAVIVVWFWWKSRKQEE, translated from the coding sequence ATGGGCGGGCTGGTTGACCGGCTGATTGAATGGATGCAGGGCCTTTCCGAGGCCCTGGTGTACGTGGTCATCGGGCTGTTTGCCGCGGTGGAGAACGTGTTTCCCCCCGTGCCGGCAGACGCCATCGCGCTCACCGGCGGCTTTCTGGCGGGGCAGGGGGTGGTGAACCCGTGGATCGCCTTTCTGATCGTCTGGATCTGCAACGTGGCAGGCGCGCTGCTCGTCTATTGGCTGGGCCGCCGCTATGGACCCGCGCTGTTCGACACTCGCGCGGGACGCTTTCTGGTGCAGCCCAAGCAGATGGCCCGGCTGGCCAGCGTGTACGACAGGCACGGCGCCAAGGTCATCTTCGTCAGCCGCTTTCTGCCGGCGTTCCGCGCCGTGGTCCCCATCTTTGCCGGCACGACGGGGATGAGCTTCTGGCGCGCGGCGGTGCCCATCGCCGTGGCCTCGGGCGCGTGGTACGGGCTCATCGTCTACCTGGGCGCGACGGCCGGGCAGAACTGGGACCGCATCCGCGCCGCCGTGGACGCCTCCGGCCGCTGGCTGGCCATCGCCGCCGCCATCCTGGCCGTCATCGTCGTCTGGTTCTGGTGGAAGAGCCGCAAGCAGGAGGAGTGA
- the ispF gene encoding 2-C-methyl-D-erythritol 2,4-cyclodiphosphate synthase — protein MRIGHGYDSHRFAEGRPLILGGVSIPHPVGLTGHSDADAVAHAVTDALLGAAGMGDIGRHFPPSDDTWKGADSMKLLAQVVRLLEGRNHQVVNVDVTVVCEQPRIGPHADAMRERLSAVLGISPDHVSIKGKTNEGMGWIGRGEGIATFAVALIDSIEDLDALHARHRRDPGL, from the coding sequence ATGCGCATCGGGCACGGCTACGACTCGCACCGCTTCGCCGAGGGGCGTCCGCTCATCCTGGGCGGCGTTTCCATCCCGCACCCCGTGGGGCTCACCGGCCACTCCGACGCGGACGCCGTGGCCCACGCGGTCACCGACGCGCTCCTGGGCGCGGCGGGAATGGGCGACATCGGCCGCCACTTTCCGCCATCGGACGATACGTGGAAGGGCGCGGACTCCATGAAGCTGCTGGCCCAGGTGGTGCGGCTTCTGGAAGGGCGCAACCACCAGGTGGTCAACGTGGACGTCACCGTCGTCTGCGAGCAGCCCAGGATCGGCCCGCACGCCGACGCCATGCGCGAACGGCTCTCCGCCGTGCTGGGCATTTCGCCGGACCACGTATCCATCAAGGGAAAGACCAACGAGGGGATGGGATGGATTGGGCGTGGCGAGGGAATTGCCACTTTCGCCGTCGCGCTGATCGACAGCATCGAGGACCTGGATGCGCTGCACGCGCGGCACCGGCGCGATCCCGGGCTCTGA